Proteins found in one Paenibacillus sp. genomic segment:
- a CDS encoding LegC family aminotransferase, translated as MITADVIQALDSIFQNRSAPLALHEPQFSGNEWAYVKECLDTGWVSSVGKYVDLFEQKLAEAAGVRRAVAVVNGTAALHICLQLCGVEPGDEVLIPALTFVATANAVSYCGAVPHFVDSEASTLGIDPRKLDRYLADIAVLKEGVCHNKHTGRRIKAVVPMHTFGHPVDLDSLMDVCRTYGIELIEDAAESLGSFYKGRHTGGFGKAAALSFNGNKIITTGGGGAIVTNDEQLADRAKHITTTAKLPHRWDFFHDEIGYNYRLPNLNAALGCAQLEQMPAFLENKRRLAAKYEEAFRDVPGVAFFTEPSFARSNYWLNALLLDDQFTDQKDDLLAALHQSGYLSRPVWTLLNRLPMFRDCPAMDLSCAERLERSIINLPSSAKLGEGL; from the coding sequence ATGATTACGGCCGATGTCATTCAAGCCCTAGATTCTATTTTTCAGAACCGATCGGCGCCGCTTGCGCTGCACGAACCCCAGTTTTCGGGGAATGAATGGGCTTACGTGAAGGAATGTTTGGACACAGGGTGGGTGTCCTCCGTAGGCAAATACGTCGATTTGTTCGAACAGAAGCTGGCCGAGGCGGCGGGCGTGCGTCGAGCCGTCGCTGTCGTGAATGGGACCGCGGCGCTTCATATTTGTTTACAGCTTTGCGGCGTAGAGCCCGGGGACGAAGTGCTGATTCCGGCCTTGACGTTCGTGGCTACCGCTAATGCTGTCTCTTATTGCGGAGCTGTCCCCCATTTCGTGGACAGCGAGGCTTCGACGCTCGGCATCGATCCCCGAAAACTAGATAGGTATTTGGCCGACATTGCGGTATTGAAAGAAGGCGTTTGCCATAACAAGCATACCGGTCGGAGAATCAAGGCTGTCGTCCCGATGCACACATTCGGTCACCCGGTCGACCTGGACTCGCTTATGGACGTTTGCCGTACGTACGGCATCGAGTTGATCGAGGATGCAGCCGAATCGCTGGGATCGTTCTATAAGGGCAGACACACCGGCGGGTTCGGAAAGGCGGCGGCGCTCAGCTTTAACGGCAACAAGATCATTACGACCGGGGGCGGCGGCGCGATTGTAACGAATGACGAACAATTAGCGGATCGAGCCAAACATATAACGACGACCGCGAAGCTGCCGCATCGCTGGGATTTCTTCCATGACGAGATCGGATACAATTACCGTCTTCCTAACCTGAACGCCGCGTTAGGCTGTGCTCAGTTAGAGCAAATGCCAGCTTTTCTTGAGAACAAGCGCCGTCTGGCGGCGAAGTACGAAGAGGCGTTCCGGGACGTGCCGGGGGTTGCCTTTTTTACCGAGCCTTCGTTCGCCCGAAGCAATTACTGGCTGAATGCGCTGCTGCTGGACGATCAGTTCACCGATCAGAAAGACGACCTGCTGGCAGCGCTCCATCAATCCGGATACTTGTCTCGCCCCGTTTGGACGCTGCTGAACCGCCTCCCGATGTTTCGAGATTGTCCGGCAATGGATCTTAGCTGCGCGGAGCGGTTGGAACGGTCCATCATCAACTTGCCCAGCAGCGCGAAATTAGGCGAGGGATTATGA
- a CDS encoding formyltransferase family protein yields the protein MRVVFIGCVQFSETTLEVLLQQERAEIAGIVTKAASAINADFRSLEPIAAREKIPCFLYQRSADVEPMIRWIQELAPDVVYCFGWSHLLPAELLSVPRLGVIGYHPAALPQNRGRHPIIWALALGLKHTASTFFFMDEGADTGDILDQRPIAIEDDDDAATLYSKLENVAKEQIASFTRALAEGTYMRVPQDHTKANSWRKRGKQDGAIDWRMSSASVHNLVRALTRPYIGAHLTASNGEEAKVWKTVRVDELYPETNNLEPGKVLRVNGTAVDIKCGHGVIRIVEHEMTQLPLEGTYI from the coding sequence ATGAGGGTTGTGTTTATCGGCTGCGTCCAATTTAGCGAAACGACTTTGGAAGTACTTTTACAGCAGGAACGCGCAGAAATCGCAGGTATCGTTACGAAGGCTGCTTCCGCTATTAACGCCGACTTTCGATCGCTTGAGCCGATCGCAGCAAGAGAGAAGATCCCTTGCTTCTTATATCAACGTTCGGCGGACGTTGAACCGATGATTCGATGGATTCAAGAGCTCGCGCCGGATGTCGTCTACTGCTTCGGTTGGTCGCACTTGCTGCCTGCCGAGTTGCTTTCGGTTCCCAGGCTTGGAGTGATCGGGTACCATCCTGCCGCGTTGCCTCAAAATCGCGGGAGACATCCGATCATATGGGCACTAGCGTTAGGGTTGAAGCATACTGCGTCCACGTTCTTTTTCATGGACGAAGGGGCGGACACCGGCGATATATTGGATCAGCGTCCAATCGCGATCGAGGATGATGACGACGCGGCAACGCTGTATTCCAAGTTGGAGAACGTCGCTAAGGAGCAAATCGCGTCATTTACAAGGGCACTTGCGGAAGGAACCTATATGAGAGTTCCTCAGGACCATACAAAAGCGAACTCCTGGCGGAAGCGGGGCAAACAGGATGGCGCCATTGATTGGCGGATGTCCTCTGCGTCCGTTCACAACTTGGTGAGAGCATTGACGAGGCCGTACATCGGAGCGCATCTGACAGCTTCCAACGGGGAAGAGGCGAAAGTTTGGAAAACGGTTCGGGTTGACGAGCTTTACCCTGAAACGAACAATCTCGAGCCCGGCAAAGTACTTCGCGTCAACGGAACTGCTGTTGACATCAAGTGCGGGCATGGGGTTATTCGGATTGTGGAGCATGAAATGACCCAACTTCCTTTGGAGGGGACCTATATATGA
- the neuC gene encoding UDP-N-acetylglucosamine 2-epimerase — protein MKRRKICIITGTRAEYGLLFKLMSEVQSDSDLELQIIATGMHLSPEFGLTYRLIEQDGFRIDEKVEMLMSSDSPVGIAKSIGLGTIGFADAFQRLAPDVIVMLGDRYEILAAAQAAMTARIPIAHIHGGELTEGLIDEAIRHSVTKMAHLHFTSAEPYRRRVIQLGEHPSRVYNVGAPGLDYIRDAELMTRTELERELGMALDGRLFLVTYHPVTLAGADQTHALEQLLQALDHFPEARIVFTKSNSDTHGRVINERLERYAADRSERAKVFTNLGQRRYLSVLKAADAVIGNSSSGIIEAPFLKTPTVNIGERQSGRLRAPSVLDAADDANEIVRCLRTALDDDFRSRIERAESIFGDGTASRKMKEILKSAELEGIVFKRFYDLEVN, from the coding sequence ATGAAGAGAAGGAAAATTTGTATCATTACGGGTACGCGAGCCGAGTACGGTCTTCTCTTCAAGCTGATGTCTGAAGTGCAATCCGACTCGGATCTTGAACTACAGATCATCGCCACGGGCATGCACCTGTCTCCCGAATTCGGACTCACGTATCGGCTCATCGAGCAGGATGGTTTCCGAATCGATGAGAAGGTGGAAATGCTCATGTCCAGCGATTCGCCGGTCGGCATCGCCAAGTCGATCGGCCTTGGGACGATTGGATTCGCTGACGCATTCCAACGGTTAGCTCCGGATGTCATCGTAATGTTGGGAGACCGGTACGAAATTTTGGCAGCGGCTCAAGCTGCGATGACGGCACGCATTCCGATCGCTCATATCCACGGAGGAGAATTGACCGAAGGGTTGATCGATGAAGCCATCCGTCATTCCGTGACGAAAATGGCGCACCTTCACTTTACGTCCGCAGAGCCGTATAGAAGGCGTGTGATCCAGTTAGGCGAACATCCGTCGAGGGTGTATAACGTCGGCGCGCCGGGATTGGACTACATCCGAGACGCGGAATTGATGACGCGGACGGAGCTGGAACGGGAACTAGGCATGGCACTGGATGGACGGCTGTTTCTGGTCACGTACCACCCGGTAACGCTGGCGGGCGCGGATCAGACGCATGCGTTAGAGCAGCTGCTTCAGGCGTTGGATCATTTCCCGGAGGCGCGAATCGTATTTACGAAGTCCAATTCCGATACCCATGGGCGGGTCATCAACGAACGGCTCGAGCGGTATGCAGCCGATCGTTCCGAACGGGCGAAGGTATTCACGAATTTGGGACAACGCAGATACCTAAGCGTCCTGAAAGCCGCCGACGCGGTGATCGGCAATTCATCCAGCGGCATTATCGAGGCCCCGTTCCTCAAGACGCCTACCGTCAACATCGGCGAACGCCAAAGCGGGCGCTTGCGAGCTCCTTCTGTGCTGGATGCAGCTGACGATGCGAACGAGATCGTTCGTTGCTTACGGACGGCGCTGGACGACGATTTCCGCAGCCGCATCGAGCGGGCGGAATCGATATTCGGAGATGGCACGGCATCCCGAAAGATGAAGGAAATCTTAAAATCAGCGGAGCTGGAAGGCATCGTATTCAAGCGATTCTACGATCTGGAAGTGAATTGA
- a CDS encoding PIG-L family deacetylase produces MSVVLVVAPHPDDETLGCGGTLLRHKEQGDEVHWLIVTSMSEQYGFTKERMEEREAEIQRTKDAYGFDGVTQLQFPTMRLDDIPMADLVARMSASFQEIRPNTVYVPHRGDVHTDHAAVFDATISCTKWFRYPFVSKIAVYETLSETDFGLNPDNNGFRPNWFVDIAPWIDRKIEIMNIFRSEMGAFPFPRSEEAIRSLAKVRGAASGFEAAEAFMVLKETWGR; encoded by the coding sequence ATGAGCGTTGTTTTAGTCGTGGCGCCCCACCCGGACGACGAAACGTTAGGTTGCGGCGGCACCCTGCTCCGACATAAGGAGCAAGGGGACGAGGTGCATTGGCTGATCGTTACCTCCATGTCGGAACAATACGGATTCACGAAGGAAAGAATGGAAGAACGAGAGGCGGAAATTCAACGGACGAAAGACGCGTACGGGTTTGACGGCGTAACGCAGCTACAATTTCCGACGATGCGGCTGGACGATATTCCGATGGCCGATCTGGTCGCCCGCATGAGTGCATCGTTCCAAGAAATCCGACCGAACACGGTGTACGTGCCGCACAGGGGAGACGTCCACACAGATCATGCGGCTGTGTTCGATGCGACGATATCTTGTACGAAATGGTTTCGGTACCCGTTCGTTTCGAAAATAGCGGTTTACGAAACATTATCCGAGACGGACTTCGGCCTAAACCCGGATAATAACGGCTTTCGTCCGAATTGGTTCGTAGACATCGCGCCTTGGATCGATCGCAAAATCGAGATCATGAACATTTTTCGCAGCGAAATGGGAGCTTTCCCGTTCCCGAGGAGCGAAGAAGCGATCCGTTCGTTGGCGAAAGTGCGCGGAGCGGCCTCCGGCTTCGAAGCCGCCGAGGCGTTTATGGTGCTAAAGGAGACGTGGGGCCGTTGA